From Thiomicrospira sp. XS5, one genomic window encodes:
- a CDS encoding tape measure protein, whose amino-acid sequence MKLTLTINADGNVNGVVRGVNNNVSKLTNQTKAATVQADRLGSSIKRIGHYGAAAFGGWGLARVTSDVISSADAFSAMEGQLKLVTDSSAELAYVQGELNRVSFETRGDITSMTKLYSALSPTFKEMGKSTEDSTRLVELYNKSLALTSPSATESASATLQFAQAMGSGVLRGEEFNSIMENGRGVAMMLAEGLDVPIGSLRAMAEQGELTADVVVSALERQADIIEEKFTNIPLTVSGAWQNVRTQTMLYVGETDQAVGATQTLAESLNVVAQNVDTIANGMAVAGVVISTSVAGKLTQMTVAKVADMRATTAATVAEEKRLASLVRLADRQHAAAVDELNLANLRKQTAVTTSQVAAAERARSLAIENVANKQLALRTATSNYNQVAGRATAVATGLRGAMSLLGGPVGIGLAVASFAAYSFASEEAQENTQEMIDRVSMLTGKYDELSRSQTQQALKQINADIEVMRAKVFTSQDKSLWDVMFGDPDEMRKQSEEQFAAYQKLIQGRKELQKQLADQGSKNPSVANPYSQNLKAAEAEEKAWIEAVKQYHQEYRDELAADAAAAELYRQNTIDGQWDADNAAFDKMDNQDTGTEAFQQQIDDFTVSVTGLGDAWTKTGDAASEAMGNMMLTFDEYQKSQSDSAKAQEKIDELRFENLDRLSKELISLNEFEQNEAKLNIQQANLKAESLQDQMELYYGLAGAVSQYFEKGSAEAEAFKGVQQSLALFDGIRAVVNAWAAPYPTNLVQVPLTIAAVGGLLSQMGVSFSGGSGSGATASEGFKSRGDGGRLGNDEASTSVTDAYSRMEELEADQYTELRGIYSEMKDLNNNMQGVISSLYRTGDLEGLGAYAGSSSYAGQDFIEGVFGAEQDFIDGIFGEELGGLVSIFGGIGDHFGNALGTVASGLMGSVQKEVHEYGLLLEDFRLGSELDLKRFETHVTYRDQGWGRDTKRSESDKVYDIAGESERMINLVFDNMRDSMIDMGTLLDRNVQDVVDDFVISIGKIDIRDMTADEINQAFSAQISTQADALATDVFGDLVRLYAKVNESAFDTVSRLGIDKTIAANILEMTNQTFGNLGADAIAVSQSLVEISGGIDALKESADSYYAEFFTEEEQRARATEQLTEALAAQNLQLPKTRDGYRALVESLNQGDAAAQEQYVSLMQLSDAATEYYDNMEDSAEALVQSSREALEATAGLVSDAYSTLQASINAEKATLQDALNDRLSALNAEKTVINDSVSALRQLQSTLESTYKSIINGTDGLDLMTYTSAQAQILNARATGNFTLDGISDALSVVGNNSADNYASRADYLRDQAITANAIGDLSDMTGAQLSTDEQMLASLDAQIDSARALYDTQVAALDAQLSYYDDAINGADDQLSVSESIEQLEQAMLDVLRDIRTATADTYDTLTGGDGLVDWTEFNSAFGGLATEATLKDVFGQLDINGDLYVDAIESVLGTLNGSGFDDAHISEYVNSIMSQYDAPTAQQMLTGAAVNSGTTAGQISTATGIDQTTVEQAMYDSWAAIDDRMTALTGGGDIDTGNANAASIYNYAMQMSLTPEQVASYMPDWSADHVRDFVSQNGWQALPEYFVGGHTGDLPIDKIAGVVHGQEYVNPAWQVKKHPELFAALETERVKGYQSGGPVSFSLPTFNASSSGFERTEKLIEKLIDRIDQLEEQAARTAVATEQTVQKLKPLKQGIPTYNMVIPNA is encoded by the coding sequence ATGAAGCTTACATTAACAATCAACGCGGACGGTAACGTCAACGGTGTTGTGCGTGGCGTCAATAATAACGTAAGCAAGTTAACAAATCAAACCAAGGCGGCAACCGTTCAAGCTGACCGACTTGGGTCGTCAATTAAGCGCATCGGGCACTATGGTGCCGCAGCGTTTGGCGGCTGGGGGTTGGCTCGTGTTACGTCTGATGTCATTTCATCCGCCGATGCTTTTTCGGCGATGGAAGGTCAACTGAAACTGGTCACGGATTCATCTGCAGAATTGGCTTATGTCCAGGGCGAACTAAACCGGGTATCTTTTGAGACCCGTGGCGACATTACCAGCATGACAAAGCTGTATTCGGCTTTGTCTCCCACATTTAAAGAGATGGGTAAATCCACTGAAGATTCTACCCGTCTTGTCGAGTTATACAATAAATCTCTGGCACTCACATCACCATCCGCTACCGAGTCCGCGTCAGCTACTTTACAATTCGCTCAGGCAATGGGTTCGGGTGTGCTGAGAGGCGAAGAATTTAACTCAATTATGGAAAACGGCCGTGGCGTGGCCATGATGCTTGCCGAAGGGTTAGATGTACCGATTGGCTCTCTCCGGGCGATGGCCGAACAGGGCGAATTGACCGCCGATGTGGTTGTCTCGGCACTCGAACGCCAGGCAGATATAATCGAAGAAAAATTTACCAACATTCCTTTGACGGTGTCTGGCGCCTGGCAAAATGTCCGCACTCAAACAATGCTATACGTCGGCGAAACCGATCAAGCTGTCGGCGCAACACAAACACTGGCCGAGTCACTGAATGTCGTTGCTCAAAATGTTGATACGATTGCGAACGGCATGGCCGTGGCCGGGGTTGTCATTTCGACATCCGTGGCTGGTAAATTGACTCAGATGACCGTAGCAAAAGTAGCGGATATGAGAGCCACCACCGCCGCTACTGTGGCCGAAGAAAAACGTCTGGCATCTCTTGTTAGACTTGCTGATCGACAGCATGCCGCAGCGGTCGATGAACTAAATTTAGCCAATCTACGCAAGCAAACCGCCGTGACAACAAGTCAGGTCGCAGCAGCTGAAAGAGCGCGCAGCCTTGCGATTGAAAATGTAGCGAACAAGCAACTTGCTTTGCGAACTGCAACAAGTAATTACAATCAAGTGGCCGGGCGAGCTACAGCCGTGGCCACCGGATTACGTGGAGCTATGTCTTTGCTTGGCGGCCCGGTCGGTATCGGACTTGCCGTTGCAAGTTTTGCGGCTTATAGTTTTGCGTCTGAAGAAGCTCAAGAAAATACTCAAGAGATGATTGACCGAGTCAGTATGCTGACCGGGAAATATGACGAATTGAGTAGATCCCAAACTCAGCAAGCACTCAAACAAATTAATGCCGATATTGAGGTGATGCGCGCCAAAGTGTTCACTTCTCAGGACAAGTCCTTATGGGATGTTATGTTCGGCGATCCAGATGAAATGCGTAAACAGTCTGAAGAACAGTTTGCAGCATATCAAAAACTGATCCAGGGCCGAAAAGAATTGCAAAAGCAACTTGCTGATCAGGGCAGTAAAAATCCATCCGTAGCTAATCCATACAGCCAGAATCTTAAAGCCGCCGAAGCGGAGGAAAAAGCGTGGATTGAGGCAGTCAAGCAATATCACCAGGAGTATCGTGACGAACTGGCTGCGGATGCCGCTGCAGCAGAACTTTATCGCCAAAACACCATCGACGGCCAGTGGGACGCGGACAACGCCGCGTTCGACAAGATGGATAATCAGGATACCGGCACCGAAGCCTTTCAGCAGCAGATTGATGACTTTACCGTTTCCGTAACCGGATTGGGTGACGCCTGGACAAAAACAGGCGATGCGGCCAGCGAAGCAATGGGCAACATGATGCTGACGTTTGATGAGTATCAGAAAAGTCAATCTGACTCGGCAAAAGCGCAAGAAAAAATAGACGAATTGCGTTTTGAAAATCTCGATCGCTTATCAAAAGAGCTGATCAGCTTAAACGAATTTGAGCAAAACGAAGCCAAGCTGAACATTCAGCAAGCCAATCTTAAAGCCGAGTCACTGCAAGATCAGATGGAACTGTATTACGGCCTGGCCGGTGCCGTGTCTCAGTATTTTGAAAAAGGCAGTGCAGAAGCTGAAGCATTCAAAGGCGTCCAGCAAAGCCTAGCACTGTTTGATGGTATCCGTGCAGTTGTCAACGCGTGGGCCGCTCCATACCCCACCAACCTTGTTCAAGTGCCGTTAACCATCGCGGCTGTGGGTGGCCTGTTGAGCCAGATGGGCGTCAGCTTTAGCGGCGGCTCTGGAAGTGGCGCAACGGCTTCAGAAGGCTTTAAATCCCGTGGCGATGGCGGGAGACTCGGGAACGATGAAGCCAGCACATCCGTGACAGACGCTTATAGTCGTATGGAAGAACTGGAAGCCGACCAGTACACAGAGTTGCGCGGCATTTACTCCGAGATGAAAGACCTGAACAACAACATGCAGGGTGTCATCTCGAGCTTATACCGCACCGGCGACCTTGAGGGCTTAGGTGCTTATGCTGGGTCAAGTAGTTACGCAGGCCAGGATTTTATCGAGGGTGTTTTCGGTGCCGAACAGGACTTTATTGATGGGATTTTCGGTGAGGAACTGGGCGGCCTTGTCAGTATTTTCGGCGGTATTGGGGATCACTTTGGCAACGCGCTCGGCACTGTTGCATCTGGCTTGATGGGCAGCGTGCAGAAAGAAGTGCATGAGTACGGGTTGCTATTAGAAGATTTTCGGCTTGGGTCTGAACTGGATTTAAAACGCTTTGAAACCCATGTCACCTACCGAGACCAAGGCTGGGGCAGAGACACTAAACGCTCAGAGAGTGACAAAGTGTACGACATCGCTGGCGAATCAGAGCGCATGATCAATCTAGTGTTCGACAATATGCGCGACAGTATGATTGATATGGGTACGCTGCTCGACCGGAATGTCCAAGACGTTGTCGATGACTTTGTGATCTCGATCGGGAAAATCGACATCCGAGACATGACGGCGGATGAAATCAATCAGGCATTTTCCGCGCAGATCAGCACGCAAGCAGATGCCTTGGCTACTGACGTGTTTGGTGATCTGGTTAGGCTCTACGCAAAAGTCAACGAGTCAGCGTTTGATACAGTCAGCCGCCTTGGAATTGACAAAACCATTGCGGCCAACATCCTTGAGATGACCAACCAGACGTTTGGCAACCTTGGTGCTGATGCGATTGCCGTGTCACAGTCGCTTGTTGAGATTTCCGGTGGCATTGATGCATTAAAAGAATCCGCTGACAGTTATTACGCCGAATTTTTCACCGAAGAAGAACAACGCGCCCGCGCCACTGAACAGCTGACTGAAGCGCTGGCCGCACAAAATTTACAGCTTCCAAAAACCCGTGACGGCTACCGCGCCTTGGTCGAATCGCTCAACCAAGGCGATGCCGCTGCTCAAGAGCAGTATGTGTCTTTGATGCAATTGTCAGATGCGGCGACTGAATATTATGACAACATGGAAGACTCAGCTGAAGCGCTTGTCCAATCATCCCGCGAAGCCCTCGAAGCCACAGCAGGCTTGGTCAGTGATGCTTACAGCACTTTACAAGCGTCAATAAACGCTGAAAAAGCCACGTTACAAGACGCATTAAACGACCGTTTAAGTGCGTTAAACGCAGAAAAAACCGTCATCAATGACAGCGTGTCCGCATTGAGACAACTGCAGTCCACGCTTGAGTCAACTTACAAGTCGATTATCAATGGCACCGACGGCCTTGATTTGATGACGTACACGTCGGCTCAGGCGCAAATCCTAAACGCCCGCGCAACCGGCAATTTCACTTTGGACGGCATCAGCGATGCACTTTCGGTCGTAGGCAATAACAGCGCCGACAACTACGCGTCAAGAGCAGATTATCTGCGTGACCAAGCGATTACAGCCAATGCGATCGGCGACCTGTCTGACATGACCGGCGCACAACTATCGACTGATGAACAAATGCTGGCGTCGCTCGATGCACAAATCGATTCCGCCCGCGCTTTGTACGACACTCAGGTCGCAGCCCTTGATGCGCAGTTGTCATACTACGATGACGCGATTAACGGCGCTGACGATCAATTATCAGTATCCGAGTCGATTGAGCAACTTGAGCAAGCCATGCTTGACGTGCTGAGAGACATCCGCACTGCAACCGCCGACACTTACGACACTTTGACTGGCGGTGACGGCCTTGTTGATTGGACCGAGTTTAATTCGGCATTCGGCGGCCTGGCCACGGAAGCGACTTTAAAAGACGTTTTCGGGCAGTTGGATATTAATGGCGATCTTTACGTCGACGCGATTGAGTCTGTACTCGGCACACTCAACGGCAGCGGGTTTGATGATGCGCATATCAGCGAGTACGTCAACTCAATCATGTCTCAGTATGACGCGCCAACCGCACAACAAATGCTCACCGGCGCGGCGGTCAACTCCGGCACCACCGCCGGGCAAATCTCAACAGCAACCGGCATTGACCAGACCACCGTTGAGCAAGCTATGTACGACAGCTGGGCCGCCATTGATGATCGCATGACCGCATTAACAGGTGGTGGCGACATTGACACCGGCAACGCAAATGCGGCGTCGATCTATAACTACGCGATGCAGATGTCACTCACGCCAGAGCAGGTCGCATCCTACATGCCTGATTGGTCTGCCGACCATGTCCGTGATTTTGTGTCTCAAAATGGCTGGCAAGCGCTGCCGGAGTATTTTGTCGGCGGCCACACAGGTGACTTGCCAATTGACAAAATTGCAGGCGTCGTACACGGTCAAGAGTATGTCAATCCAGCCTGGCAAGTTAAAAAACACCCGGAACTTTTTGCGGCGCTGGAAACCGAGCGTGTAAAAGGCTATCAGTCCGGCGGCCCTGTCAGCTTTAGCCTGCCAACGTTTAACGCGTCGTCAAGCGGATTTGAGCGCACCGAAAAGTTGATTGAAAAACTGATTGACCGCATCGACCAGCTGGAAGAACAAGCGGCGCGGACGGCTGTGGCCACGGAACAGACAGTCCAAAAACTCAAGCCCTTGAAGCAAGGCATCCCGACTTACAACATGGTGATACCAAATGCGTAA
- a CDS encoding DNA adenine methylase yields MKHKPVVPWIGGKGRLANWILSKFPPHTCYVEAFVGAGALYFAKEESKVEVINDINNDLYDLFQVIQHHPEEFVRQFKWALSSRKMFEWQRELDPSGLTQIHRAARFFYLQKQSFGGKVQGRSFGTATTSKPKLNLFSIEEDISQAHLRLARTYIEHLSWEQVFKKYDRPHTLTYLDPPYWQTEGYGVEFGWEHYELMAKMVRECKGMAIVSINNHPDIVKLFNGLHMETKPIKYTVGGGSGSQATELLIWNDQVERKLKKGCG; encoded by the coding sequence ATGAAGCATAAACCCGTTGTACCCTGGATCGGCGGCAAAGGCCGCCTAGCAAATTGGATTCTTTCAAAATTCCCGCCTCACACCTGTTACGTTGAAGCCTTTGTCGGAGCCGGTGCGCTTTACTTTGCGAAAGAAGAAAGCAAGGTCGAAGTCATCAACGATATCAACAACGATCTGTACGATTTATTCCAGGTGATACAGCACCACCCGGAAGAGTTTGTGAGGCAGTTCAAATGGGCATTATCAAGCCGTAAAATGTTCGAGTGGCAAAGAGAGCTCGACCCGTCAGGACTGACTCAAATTCATCGAGCCGCCAGGTTCTTTTACCTTCAGAAGCAATCATTCGGCGGCAAGGTTCAAGGCCGGTCGTTTGGAACCGCAACAACATCAAAACCAAAGCTGAATTTATTCAGCATCGAGGAAGACATTAGCCAGGCACATTTACGCTTGGCCAGGACATACATCGAGCACCTATCATGGGAGCAAGTATTCAAAAAATATGACCGGCCACACACACTGACATACCTTGATCCGCCATACTGGCAGACTGAAGGTTATGGTGTCGAGTTTGGCTGGGAGCACTATGAGTTAATGGCAAAAATGGTTCGAGAGTGCAAAGGTATGGCCATAGTCAGCATTAACAACCATCCCGATATCGTCAAACTGTTTAACGGATTGCACATGGAAACAAAGCCGATCAAATATACCGTAGGCGGCGGCAGCGGAAGCCAGGCAACTGAATTGCTGATATGGAACGACCAGGTGGAGCGGAAATTAAAAAAGGGTTGTGGATAA
- a CDS encoding SO_0444 family Cu/Zn efflux transporter translates to MSLLNHFLSLALESATWLVLGLILGGLMKVLLPTDFLNKHLKRDSLGSVAKATLLGAPLPLCSCGVVPAAVGLRQAGASKPATVSFLISTPETGVDSISVTYALMGPVMAVTRAISALGSAFFTGLLILLFDRSSRAESSAATSPVSDQCEATSSCCSNGSNEKPATSSCCGSTPQPSSSGWLTSAMQGLHYAFNDMLADIIGWLTLGLVFAAAVQTYLPPDFLTQWGSGLLAMIIMLLIGIPMYVCATASTPIAVGLILAGISPGVALVFLLSGPATNIGTLGIIAKLLGRRTMWLYLSGTVFSALAAGLLFDAFLNYWHWNLTATMQAHHDTVPLWLQAACLVILVLAALNIYRRKWRTAKQPPEHE, encoded by the coding sequence ATGAGTTTGCTCAACCACTTTCTCTCTCTGGCATTGGAATCCGCTACCTGGCTAGTCCTCGGGTTAATTCTCGGCGGACTGATGAAAGTTCTGTTACCCACCGACTTCCTCAACAAACACCTAAAACGCGATTCATTAGGCAGCGTGGCCAAAGCAACCTTATTGGGCGCCCCACTCCCGTTATGTTCTTGCGGCGTCGTGCCGGCCGCCGTCGGGTTACGGCAAGCCGGCGCCTCCAAACCGGCCACCGTCTCCTTTTTGATTTCCACGCCGGAAACCGGCGTGGATTCCATCAGCGTGACCTATGCTCTAATGGGACCGGTCATGGCCGTCACGCGGGCCATCAGCGCATTGGGATCGGCCTTCTTCACCGGCTTACTGATCTTGTTGTTCGATCGTTCATCCCGCGCCGAAAGTTCGGCCGCGACCTCTCCGGTTTCTGACCAATGCGAAGCCACATCCAGTTGTTGCAGCAACGGAAGTAACGAGAAACCCGCAACCTCGAGTTGCTGCGGTTCAACACCTCAACCTTCGTCTTCCGGCTGGCTGACATCCGCGATGCAAGGGCTGCATTACGCCTTTAACGACATGCTGGCCGACATCATCGGTTGGCTGACACTCGGGCTGGTATTTGCCGCGGCGGTGCAGACCTATCTGCCGCCGGATTTTCTCACCCAATGGGGCTCCGGGCTCTTGGCCATGATTATCATGCTGCTGATCGGCATTCCCATGTACGTTTGCGCCACCGCGTCCACCCCCATAGCGGTAGGATTGATTCTGGCCGGAATCTCCCCCGGCGTAGCACTGGTGTTCCTGCTGTCCGGCCCGGCCACCAATATCGGCACACTGGGCATCATCGCCAAACTGCTCGGCCGCCGTACCATGTGGCTTTACCTGTCCGGCACGGTTTTCTCGGCCTTAGCCGCCGGCCTGTTATTCGATGCGTTCCTGAATTACTGGCACTGGAATCTCACCGCGACCATGCAGGCCCACCATGACACCGTACCGCTCTGGCTGCAAGCGGCGTGTTTGGTCATCCTGGTGTTGGCGGCACTGAATATCTACCGTCGTAAATGGCGCACGGCCAAACAGCCCCCTGAACACGAATAA